The sequence below is a genomic window from Aspergillus nidulans FGSC A4 chromosome V.
CTCGAGAAGCTCCTCAAGTACGCCAAGGTCAAGCCTCATGTCAACCAGATCGAAATCCACCCCTTCCTCCCCAACGAGGAGCTCATCCAGTACTGCTGGAAGAACGACATCCTGCCCGAGGCCTACTCCCCTCTGGGCTCGCAGAACCAGGTCCCTACGACCGGTGAGCGTGTCAGCGAGAACAAGACCCTCAACGAGATTGCCCAGAAGGGCGGCAACACCCTCGCTCAGGTCCTCATTGCATGGGGTCTGCGCCGTGGCTACGTCGTCCTGCCCAAGAGCTCCAACCCCGCGCGCATTGAGTCCAACTTCAAGACCATCGAGCTGTCCGACGAGGACTACGAGGCCGTCAACGCTGTCGCCAAGGGCCGTCACTTCCGCTTCGTCAACATGAAGGACACCTTTGGCTACGACGTATGGCCCGAGGAGACCGCCAAGAACATCTCCGCCTAAATGGTTACACGATTCTCTGTTTTGGGTGGCTGGTagggatttttttttttctgtttggATTTGGTAGCGGCTTCATGTTATGCAGGTCATAGCCGCAGCTCGTCcattctcctctcttcttaCCCTCGGCTATATCTACGGATTTGCTACCGAGACCGAAGTAGCAGGAGGGCATGTGAGCCGAGCGAAGCCAGGAAACGATGTAAACGAAACTGAAGAACTAGCTTTCTCTAGCTTGAACTTGGGATAGAACGAAATTACATTAGAGTGTATCTCATTTACCAACGTTTCCACGAGGTAGAATTGAACAGCTCCAAAACCATATTGGATACCAATAATTCGACACCCAATCCCACCATGCCATCAGCCACCGATCGCATCCGTCACCGTCGCCGGTACTTCTCCATCACGGACCGGAATGGATACGGATGGATACTGCCACCGTCGGTTGCCAATGCTACGTTCAGACGGAGGACAGTCCTCCAGGTACCCTCGCGCCGGCATACCAATGACGTAATCCCACTCCCGCTCGGAAAAACACGGGTCTCCAGCGCACCGGTGGGCAAATGTAGTTTAAGCCCTAATCCCCCTTGGACGCTGACGGTGGATCCTGCAGCCCTAATTGTCCAGTAGCTTGAAAGGATATTGAGGCGTTGTGGCCGTGTATCAGGCTGGTGGGGTGGGGAAGGCTGCAACTCCCGCGTGTATCAGTTTGtatggatggatggatgaatGGATGGATAGGGGTAGTGAGATATTTATTGGATCTCACCTCCGTCGAACGACCCTAGTCCTAGAGGGGGAAGTGGAAGGGGAAAGGTGCCTGAGTCGGGCGTTTAAGGAACTGAAATAGTCAAGGAGGCTGCTTGGATGATTGTATGGAGTAAGTTGAGCGAGCTCTTCAAGCAATAAGAAAATCACAACGGAGGTTCTCTTGCAGTCTGAAATGGTCAGGGTACAGGTGTATTAGCAGGTGTATTTTCACCACTACTGCAGTATTCCCTGTCATTAATGCACATATTTAAGTTCCATGCCAGTATCTGACATTCACTTATACAGTTGATTGCCAGGAACGTTGTACTTTGTCACAGCAACAAGGGTGAACAAGCACAAAAGTCCCTGACAAGATCACTTTGCTCTATAGTAACCATTCAGTAAATTCTCAATAACCTTTCAGTAGCCACTCAGTAACCACTCCAGGATAGAGTGCTACTGCACAGGCAAACTTCCCACCACCCcgccttctccctcttccccttcttcatccccaaGTTCAGCGGCAACCGTGGAAGATACCCGACGATCACGATGATCGCCATGGCTTCTGCGGCTGCAACCGCAGAAATTACAAACTCACGGCTGCTGTCTCCTGTACGTCACATTAGTTACCAGTTGCGACATTTCAATTCTGCTAGTTGTGGGCGCAGGGTGGGCGGATGTCTTATGCATGTACGCTGTGTGGGCGGAACGGGGCTGCACGCCTACCTAAGAAGTAAGGTCAGACACCACACTTCTGCAGTCCACCCTACTACTGCGAGGAGACCGTGATAGAGGATCCAATCTGATATCATTGTGCATGAGTAGGTACCCAACTTCGAGGTTAAGCGAGTCTCCAGTCTGCCGCCGACGGGATTGGGAAGTAGGTGGTCAGACTCTTAGTGAAAATGTTGGTGAAGAGCAAAGCACACATACAAAATTAGGTATCTAGCCAAGCTACGCTGTGCCGAAAGATCTACTAGTATATATTGTCTCGAGTCGTGAAGGCCCTGCGGAGCATCATGCATCTGCATTATGCGGCCGTGCTTGTATACCCAATACAGGATAACTTGTGTGCTTCGGGAGTTCGGCTTTTGCTGGTCACCGTCTATCTTGAAGCTATCGTACACCGTACTACAGTAGGTAGATCATGTATTTCCTGCCTTGGCTGCCACGAGCGCGAGGGGCCCAAGCCAAGCCAGGGTCCAGCTCAGAGGCTGCTACTTGTTGGTGGCCGGGCTAATTCAAGCCACAGCCGTAATGTCTGCACAGATTTGCACCGGTTATACCGTATATTGTGGCTTCTGCGGGGCTGCTATTTCCTGACGCCGTCGGGATTCAATAGATTGAGAAATACTTCACCTATACAGTGAAAGAAACTGCGCTGAAGGGCAAGCGATCACTCGTTAGCGGTGGAAAACAGACCGATACATGTAGACGGCAGGTAAATGGCGTCATCCTCGCTCTGATCATAGTCCTAGCAGGGGATCCGAGGCCCAGTCATGTTTGGATAGATTTCCCAGGTCATATCTTGCGATATACGATACAGTGGTGTATGGTTTGTAGGAACTTTAGCCCAGATATCGATCCTTCTACTACGAAGGCAAGGATGATCGCAGGGCACACCACCGGCGTCCTCTCGGCCGTCCCTGTAGATCTTAATTCTTATGTACTATTGTATAACCAGCCAGGACGGGAACAGGGAAATCGGTCACTTAGAGCAGAACGTGAGCGTTGAGTGTGGTCTTCCTCTCAATCAAGCGCTAGCGCTGAGAGCGGAATATGAGGCCTGGAAAGGAGTGCTATACTGAATAGGCTCAAAGTAACCTCGACTAGCGAGCGACAAGCTGATAACTAACTATTGGTATCATAGAACAAAAGCACATCTGACTCCTGATTCCCACTAAACGCCGTCCTACCGTAATATCAAATAGCAATACTCCGTAAACCATACGACACAAACCCCCATTCAATACAAATCTGTCGGCAAAGCAGAAGATACTATTGAAAAGTTAAGCTCGGCGAACACGCCTCGGCATCGGGGTGGAGCCCGCATTGACTTTGAGAAGATTTGTCTTGACTGAGCGCCCGCCGCTCAGCAGTGAGGGCAACTCAGTATTACTAGtagcggcagcggcggcaggaACTTTCAGAGCGGTCCTGCTCAGACTGGTCTTCGGCGATTTGGGCGTCAGCTTTTTCCTCTGCGCAACGGGTGTTGAGCCTGCAGCGGTGTTGggcgacggcggcgatgaCGCCGAGTCGTTCGAGTCAATCATGACGGTGGATTCAAGTGGCTTTGGTGGTCCCAACCGCCGCACGCGACGGCCCCGAGCTGCAGTAGGAGGTGCAGtagttgctgcagctggagccgCGGGCTTTGCGCTAGCACCAATCTTGAGAGACCCCTGCGACAGAGAACTGCGGCTACTACTGGCTGCCCCCCTTTTTCTCTCGGCGGGGTTTGGCTTTGATGCTGTCGTGGCCTTGAGATTCTGGCTGCCGCCGGCGAGTTCGTCGTCGCTTCCTAACACATCGCCCTCATACTCGACGAGACGTTCTTCGTTCCACGTAACGTATTTCTTTGGTTTGTTGCTCTTTCTAGGACCGTCGCTGAAGGTGCTATAATTCGATTCTGGAGTTTGGCGAGCCAACTCCTGCAGCTTGAATTTTGGCATCAACGCATCTCCTTTGTTCTGCTTGGTGTTACGCCGGGTTGCCAGAGCCGTTTCTTGCGCTTCGGTTCGCTGAAGGAAGACAAACTCATTTCCCCTGGCGCGACGGAGCGAGAGGGTCGTCCGTAAACTCGGCGCGACTGCTCTCTGGAGCGATCTTACTCTCGTGCTCCGACGAGTAACTGGACTGGCAGAGTCATTGTCGCCCACGTTCTCATTTTTCTCGGCTGGCTTAGAGGGTGACTTCTGGGGTGACGATGTGTTCGCATCTAGGTCTTCTAGCACACGGCGCTCGGGGGTGGGAATTTCAACGAGAACCTTCTGGGATTGCAAAggctgctccagctccttctcctcggaATCTGAAGCAATAATTGTTGCCGCCACCTCGGCCTCTGCGGCTGCCTTGGCTTCGCGTTTCGCTTTGGCCTTGGATAGAAAGTTATTCAGCAGTGCTGtatcatctccatccagagAACTGCGTAGTGCCGATCGGACGAGTCTCGACTCTTGCGCGGCTGACATTCCTGCTGGGATTGCTATCGTATCCTTGCTTTCCCCGCCTGGAGTAACAGTAGCTACATCTggctgcagctcttcttcatcggccgCCGTCCCTACATCCAGGGCATTTTCGGTAGCAGCTGCACCGTCTGCAGCGACTGTGGGTTGAAGCTCGCGGACTTCGTCCTGGACGATAGTATCGCGGGCATTTATGTTCACGTTCACCCCACACTCTTTGTTTGTCAGGCAATCAGGCTCACCATGTAGCATGTCGGGATAGGCTGCCCCGACAGCGCAGGGGCCCGGGGTATGCGTCGGGGATTCGCCGGTTTCCTCAGGTTCCTGCACAGCACTGTCCCCGTTTGACGTGGTCCCACCCGGGGATTCCCCGATTtcggccatgtcctcgtccTTTTTGTCCTGCGGGTCATCGGAGATCATGTGGTCGTCCATGCTGTTCGTTGTCGCAGGGAGTTTGCCTAAAACGGCAGTCAGCAACCGTCGCTATCCGGTAAGCCCTATAGTGTGTACGTACGTCGCTTGCGCGAATTTTCAGACTCCCATTTTGTTTCTAGAAACGACCTGCCGCGTACACTGGGGGCTGCGTCATCATCCATGCCGGAGATTCTCTGAACTGAAAGACACTGCCGCTTGACACCGCGACAATAATCTGCATTTCCCCTATTGTTGATTTCAAGCAAGAGCTCGCTCTCCTTGAGACTGCTCGCATTGGGTGCGATCAACTGATGTAGGGCTTTCATACTGTTGAACGAAGAGCGAAACCGTTTCCACACTTTCCGCGGCTTGGACCGTGTAAGGAATGATGTCGAGGGTTTGCGGTCCCATATGCGGGGGACTTTAGAGGATTTCACCGGCGTAAAGTGTATCTGGTTTTGATCGGTATGACTGCGACGTCATTGAAGTGTTAGCAATCGCCTCGTGAAGATACCTGGCTTGTATGTTTGAAGTATTGCAAGCGGACGCTCGCGATGCGATGAATTGGGTTGGGCGGCacgccgacgatgaagaaaaggaaaaggggtTGGGCCCCCTAACTCTAACAGCATCCCCTCTTCGGCGCTTCATGCCCGCGCGAGAATGTTGCAGGCACCGATAGAAGATATCCGCACTCACCATGATTGTATTTGTGGGAGGTGATATTTGGCCGTGGTCATCTTGTCGACGCGCGGAATGCTCCTCGCCGGATGGGATGGCGGAAGGGCGAAGAATGTAAGATTCTGGAAGATGCGTTCTTGATAAGAGATACCGATCTGTAAATGATAAACAACAAGATAGAGTAAGATGTAGGAGTCTTTGAAATTGCAAAGGCAAGTATGGCGCGTCAAGGAGTTAGTGAAGAAGTCTGGACTTTGAGGGTCAATATTGTTTTATTGGCCGAGTGAGGCGGGTGGTTGCCCTGCCAACGGAAGGCCAGGGACTGCCGACTGAGCCGATTAAAGATGCAAAGTGAGAACTAATTGGCTGACGAAAAAGAGCTTATTGATCTGTATCAGTAGAACTCTGGGGTAAACTGTATCATCATCCTTGGTTGAGACGGAGAACTGCCACGGCGCCTCGCCAGGGTACTAGCCGTCCGAGCTACCCAGTGAGTACAAAATCTCAAGTGTCGAATCTAACACGAGCAGGATTGAAATGCAAAAGATCGCTGCGACGGTTCATAACCTCATTTGAAATATTCCAGAAATGCCACATCCATGGTCATATCGCATAATTTATCGCGTAACAACGCGATCCGCGTCTAAAAATAAGAGACCAGACAAAGAGTAGAACACCAAACGCCAACCATGCACTGAACTCTaacccagcttctccttcatatcGCGCTCGTCGAACGGGTCTCCGAATTCATCTAAACAAAGAGTATTAGCCTCAGAAGCTCAACACGTAACATTTCACCATATTGAATGGGCCGAGAGAGAACCACATATGCAGCGCACTTCCCCTGAGATAAGGAAGCCCGAACATGAGAGAGAGGGTAACTAACCAAGATTCCAGTCCAGATCAATCACGTACTCCATCGCGCGCTGATACTCCTCCTCTGCTCGTTTATTCATCCACGACGCTCCGGGGTGCTGCGACTCCTCCGTTCCTTCCTCGGTACCGGATATACCTTGCGTTATATTTGCTATGCCGCcggctggctgggtttgcGAGCCTGGCGGAGAGAGCTCCGAGGCGCCTGCAAATTGCGGACTTGTGGTCTGGATTTGTTGCGTTGGGGTGCGCGAGCCGGCGTCCATGTCAGAGAAGGAATGGGTGGAATCAGGGGATGACGCCATTTGAGAGTCTCCATCTGGGTCTGGGGTCACTTGTTAGCTAGCGGTTATGAGCAAGAGACAAAGTTGTTGCGGGTGTGCTGCGAGGGGTGAATGCGGGGAGATGAGCGTCGGCTATCATGGGTTAGGAGACGTACCTGTGGCCATGGTAGGCTATTTAGCGCAGAATATCAGAGACAGAGACGTAGAGACGAGCAAATAAGGTCCGTATTCTGATGTAAACGACGAGCGTGAAAACTGGAGACgttggagctgttggagaGAGATATGGAGATGTTAAGAGGATGGCCACTACCTATCTTAACTAAGCAACCTTCCTGGCTTCGCAAATTCGGCCACAGTCGGCCCATTCTTCCTCCTACTTCTCAGCTCAAAGACACTCTGATACCACGACAATCGACTGCCGAAGAGCAGATAAGCGTTGGAATTCTCATTTTTGGTCTATATTTATTTGGCCTTTTGAATCTTTTTCCATTATCTGCGTGCATTACACTCATTTATACCTCGGTCTGACGATTTTTCTGCCCTGCCAAATCTTTTTTACGCGACGCTATGAGCACAAAACAACCAACTGGTGACGCCTGGGATGATGACTGGGAATCGCAAGCCGACGTTCGTTCTTCCTCACTGCTGCAAGGCACTTTCACCCTCTTGCCTCACGACTGCGCGTCTAACTTGAATTTCGATCCAGAGACTAGCCGCTGAACCCACCCCGCCTCCACCGGAAAAGAAAGTGTCGTCCAAAGTGACCAAGGCCCAACGCCGAGCTCAGCAGCTGGAGTTCAACCGCCAACTGTGGGCCGAAGCGTATGTTTTGCTATTTCATATCATACTGCGTTTAGTCTGACAAGTATCTCTTACACCAGCGAATCTCCGCAAACATTCCACTTCTACGAAACCACTTCGGATGTGCCCCTCAAACAAGACTTTAAACCCACTGTCACCGTGCTCAGTCGCAATCCTCAGATCGTCGCCAGACAATCGTCGGCCGCCGGGGCTGCGGCCGGTATTGCGCAAATGGATCTGAATGCCGATGAGTCGGATGAGGAAAAGCCGCCGGAGCCTACCCCAGAAGAACGCCAGGCAATGGCGCTGAGAAACCGCGAGGAGAAGCAGCGCAAATACGAAGAAGTGCGCGAAAGGCTGTTTGGTACCCCATCCGCGCCGACTTCTGGGGCATCCTCTCCACGAAGTGCGACTCCACCGAGacaagaaggccgaggaaAAGGTAGAACTCGAGGAAACGGGAGGGACAATAACAATCGAGACCGGAGAGATCAGTCTGCCGCGTCAGGCAAGTCGAAGCAACTCTACGACCCGGCTTCTCCATCCAGGCCCAATTCGTCCTATGGTAGAAAAGACTGGCAGAGTGGTGACAAAAATCACGCCGACCAACTTCAGTCCCCCCGTCAACCAATCCGCAACCCTCGCGGACCGGATGGTAGCGGAAGGGGTGGCTTTAGGGCACACCGAGGAGCGAAAACACCCTAGACTACGCGTAATGTATTGCTACATTTTACGCATTGTGCGCTCAAATCTCGACTATCGGCTGTTTCGTGAAATTCCACAGCTTCACTAATCTGAGCTGACGCAATTACTTGCTATGAGAACGAAACGTGGCTATGGCAATCCTCTTCCGGAATTGATCGCATTCGCAAGTTGGGAAGTATTGGGACGATTATCTGCTGGGCGTCAGCTTGATCGCAAGTCAAACTAAGGACACTCACCGGCATAGCGCTCATAGCTGTCAAGATAAAGATCCGGCaagctcgtcgtcgcctTGACGCTATCATTGGCCTCGATAGCGTTCACCCAAGCGCTCCATCGAGTTCCTGGTTCCGGGTCCGGCCAACCACGGTATGGTTTCAAAACGCGGTTCAAGCGGATTATCCAGGGCGCAACTTGGACATCCACAAAAGAGAGATCCGGTCCAAGAAAGAACGGTCCTTCGGGGTCGGCGACTTCTATTAACGTGTTGAATGAGCTATGGAGTTCATGTGCATGTTcaatctgcttctgctgatCTTGCTCTTGGAGCACGCGATAGAAGCTAGGGACAATGTGACGGTTGACCTGCATTTGTTAGAAACGTCGAGCAGGATACGAAGGTTGTGTCACTCACAAAGTCAGTCCACAGCCGACAGTGCGCTCTCAGCTTCGCATCACccggaggaaggagaggagggcCAACCTCTAAATCCTCAAGCTGCCGCTCATGTTAGTCTTGACCCAGAACAAGGGAGGGCTGGGAGGTCTCACATATTCGAGCAACACAGAGCTCTCATACGACCCCCATTCACCATGCCGCAATGCTGGAACCAGGCCCCTTGGGTTCACATCGAGCAATGATTGAGGCTTTTTATATGGGTCAACCTCAATATACTGGTAAGGAAGGCCTTTGAGCTCCAGGGCAATCCAGACACGCTGCACGAAAGGGCTAGACTGAGTTAGGATACTGATATTGTGTACTCTGAGAAGCTATGGATAACCGGGATTGACTCACCAGAAGCAACTCCCGTACAACTTCAAATCCGATTCTTTGGAGTGATTCGCTACCGTCTCAGCCGCTGCGCCGGTGGCTTGAGTGTGGTAACTTTTCGGGGCGGACATTGTCCTGGTCTTGTACGCTCTATTAGAATATATATGAGAAAGAGTCAATGACAGTTGGTGTGTCGTGATGTCCAGAAATAAAAAAGTCGACGCAAGAAAAGCTCGGAAGAAAAGCGGGGAAGAGCGTGGCAGGTGTGGCATGTCCCTGTCGCCGCGTGACGTAACCCGTCACAGACAAATCATACAGAAGGCAGGAGCTCTTGAACGGTAATACCCCGTAAAGACAGACAGAATAGAACGAGGGAACAAACTCACAGTCACCGACAATGCTTTTTTCCTCTCCCTTGCCTCTTTTAGCAGAAATCGCTGCacgctgttcttcttcactcGATCGCTTTCCTCGAGCGTATGACGGTGCCCTCCGCTCACCCCATCGTTTTTCCCATTCGCTCCGTTCCCATTCACGCGCTGAATTGTGAAAAACCGCTGCCCACCTGCTCCTGGGTGCCCTTCTGGTAGAGGCGGGTTTGGCGTGAGGACGCCAAACggctggttctggctctggctcgcATTTTGGTTGTGCAGCTCTCCCCTCCCAGCTGGATTCCCAGGGACGAAACTACCACTACCGGCGGAAGACGGAAACTGAAGTAGTGTATTCACACCAGGTAGTGACTCGCCAGTTGTAATCGGCGTGTCGACGCCAACGCCGTTAGGAGAAAAGGGTAGAGagaactgctgctgctgctcggcTGAGCCTAACCCTTCcgcaccaccaacaccagcgccagcgccagtgcCAAGCCCCACCGCATAGCCAGGGAAGTACTCAGTAATCTTAATCTTGACGTCGCAGAGATCCCGCTGCCGCGCCGTCCGCTTGcgtttcttcttgttgggGTCATCGGATTTGGGCGTCCCCGGTGGTCGGCCCTTTAGGCGGCAGTCCCAGTAGTGCGAAACGAGAGGCTTGCGCTTGTAGTGTTGTGTTGAGCGGTGGGAGTAGACGTTGTCAACATGTGGAAAGTAGGTCCGGAATCTGGTAAGTGTGGCTTGTTAGTTAATGCATTTTCGTGTGGACACAAAGGTAGACATAATGCGGTCGTGCAAAGAGAGGTAGATAGCGCATACTCTTCTTCGCTCATCACAATCATCTCGTCTACGTCGAAGAGACGGTCTCTCCAAGCTTCCAAATCAGGTGGATTAGCTATTGACGCGACATCGCGGAGGTAACCGTGCTCTTTGGAGGAGAAGATAGACTCGCTGGTGTTTTGGGGTCGTTGAATGCGCAGGGATGCGGATTGGTTCTGGGGCTTGTTTGGCTTCGTTAGCGATTTCGCAATTTTACAATTTCACAAATCTCAATGATGGTATCGCATGTATATGGGGTTGTATGCTGTACTAACCGTCAACGACCCATACGCATCTTCAGGCCGAAACTGTCGCTCCTCCGATTGATCCTGGTTTTGGTGCTGATGCTTTTGCTGATGAAGCTCATAGTGGTCATAATCCGCAATTGCAGATTGCAGAGGCTGTAAAGATCGCGCTTCTACGGCAACTTCAAGATTATGCTCGTGCTGGTGGTCTTCGTGATCGTTATATTGTTGGTGCTTCACGCTGGCAGCCAGGTTCGACGCGTTTTCCGCGACGGAAGAAAGTAACGGCTGGAGAGGACGAAGGGAGTCAGGGGATCGCAGGCCCAGATCGTCCATtgcaagagcttgaagaactcgCCTTCTTTAGGACGCCGGAATTCTATAGTTTGGGTCGCAGGCTGGGGTTCTCTGGACCGTGGACGCTGCTTTTAAGGAGAGGAAACGCGGGGTTGAAGCGGCGGGAGTTTGACTCTGGACGGCTCATTTAGGCCCCATTAAAatgccgctgcagctgctcctcaAGGAAACCAACTTTGCCGCGCTAAATACAATCAGAAATGATATTTCAAGTGTCTATGTCCTGCAAGTCATTATCAAGAGGGTAAAAAAAGAGAGTAAGAAGGGTCGTATGTTGAGCTCGCCTGCTCTGCTGATCCTGTACGACAATCACATACGACGAAACCCAACAATACTTCAAGAGACTCAAAACACGGATGGCTTCTTGCACCCAAAGatatgaaaaaaaaaaaacaaaacagaATATCCCAATTGATATCTGACTCCCTGTCAGATGACCTCAGAATCTAGTacccatcctcatccacactATGCTCCTGATACATGTCCAAGCTATATTTGGCGAACTTGCTGCGTGCCCGG
It includes:
- a CDS encoding glutathione S-transferase family protein (transcript_id=CADANIAT00003520), which translates into the protein MPHLPRSSPLFFRAFLASTFLFLDITTHQLSLTLSHIYSNRAYKTRTMSAPKSYHTQATGAAAETVANHSKESDLKLYGSCFCPFVQRVWIALELKGLPYQYIEVDPYKKPQSLLDVNPRGLVPALRHGEWGSYESSVLLEYLEDLEVGPPLLPPGDAKLRAHCRLWTDFVNRHIVPSFYRVLQEQDQQKQIEHAHELHSSFNTLIEVADPEGPFFLGPDLSFVDVQVAPWIIRLNRVLKPYRGWPDPEPGTRWSAWVNAIEANDSVKATTSLPDLYLDSYERYAGECP
- a CDS encoding uncharacterized protein (transcript_id=CADANIAT00003521) — protein: MDDLGLRSPDSLRPLQPLLSSVAENASNLAASVKHQQYNDHEDHQHEHNLEVAVEARSLQPLQSAIADYDHYELHQQKHQHQNQDQSEERQFRPEDAYGSLTNQSASLRIQRPQNTSESIFSSKEHGYLRDVASIANPPDLEAWRDRLFDVDEMIVMSEEEFRTYFPHVDNVYSHRSTQHYKRKPLVSHYWDCRLKGRPPGTPKSDDPNKKKRKRTARQRDLCDVKIKITEYFPGYAVGLGTGAGAGVGGAEGLGSAEQQQQFSLPFSPNGVGVDTPITTGESLPGVNTLLQFPSSAGSGSFVPGNPAGRGELHNQNASQSQNQPFGVLTPNPPLPEGHPGAGGQRFFTIQRVNGNGANGKNDGVSGGHRHTLEESDRVKKNSVQRFLLKEARERKKALSVTVSLFPRSILSVFTGYYRSRAPAFCMICL
- a CDS encoding uncharacterized protein (transcript_id=CADANIAT00003519); protein product: MSTKQPTGDAWDDDWESQADRLAAEPTPPPPEKKVSSKVTKAQRRAQQLEFNRQLWAEAESPQTFHFYETTSDVPLKQDFKPTVTVLSRNPQIVARQSSAAGAAAGIAQMDLNADESDEEKPPEPTPEERQAMALRNREEKQRKYEEVRERLFGTPSAPTSGASSPRSATPPRQEGRGKGRTRGNGRDNNNRDRRDQSAASGKSKQLYDPASPSRPNSSYGRKDWQSGDKNHADQLQSPRQPIRNPRGPDGSGRGGFRAHRGAKTP
- a CDS encoding uncharacterized protein (transcript_id=CADANIAT00003517); this encodes MKALHQLIAPNASSLKESELLLEINNRGNADYCRGVKRQCLSVQRISGMDDDAAPSVRGRSFLETKWESENSRKRRKLPATTNSMDDHMISDDPQDKKDEDMAEIGESPGGTTSNGDSAVQEPEETGESPTHTPGPCAVGAAYPDMLHGEPDCLTNKECGVNVNINARDTIVQDEVRELQPTVAADGAAATENALDVGTAADEEELQPDVATVTPGGESKDTIAIPAGMSAAQESRLVRSALRSSLDGDDTALLNNFLSKAKAKREAKAAAEAEVAATIIASDSEEKELEQPLQSQKVLVEIPTPERRVLEDLDANTSSPQKSPSKPAEKNENVGDNDSASPVTRRSTRVRSLQRAVAPSLRTTLSLRRARGNEFVFLQRTEAQETALATRRNTKQNKGDALMPKFKLQELARQTPESNYSTFSDGPRKSNKPKKYVTWNEERLVEYEGDVLGSDDELAGGSQNLKATTASKPNPAERKRGAASSSRSSLSQGSLKIGASAKPAAPAAATTAPPTAARGRRVRRLGPPKPLESTVMIDSNDSASSPPSPNTAAGSTPVAQRKKLTPKSPKTSLSRTALKVPAAAAATSNTELPSLLSGGRSVKTNLLKVNAGSTPMPRRVRRA
- a CDS encoding uncharacterized protein (transcript_id=CADANIAT00003518), which produces MASSPDSTHSFSDMDAGSRTPTQQIQTTSPQFAGASELSPPGSQTQPAGGIANITQGISGTEEGTEESQHPGASWMNKRAEEEYQRAMEYVIDLDWNLDEFGDPFDERDMKEKLG